A genome region from Arachis duranensis cultivar V14167 chromosome 8, aradu.V14167.gnm2.J7QH, whole genome shotgun sequence includes the following:
- the LOC107462374 gene encoding uncharacterized protein LOC107462374 has translation MSPFWIVYDKACHLSIEIEHKAYWAVKQCNMDFTQAGIVRKLQLKELECLRIEAYENTRIYIHKKDFQEGDEVLLYNSRLRLMPGKLCSRWDGPYKVKEVKPFGVVELLHPQSGTTFKVNSHRVKRYHGYKSQKELEVFLLEDPPSARN, from the coding sequence ATGAGTCCCTTTTGGATCGTCTACGATAAGGCGTGTCACCTGTCGATTGAGATAGAGCACAAGGCATATTGGGCAGTTAAGCAATGCAACATGGACTTTACACAAGCGGGTATTGTAAGAAAGCTACAACTAAAAGAACTAGAATGCCTTAGGATCGAAGCATATGAAAATACAAGGATCTATATTCATAAGAAGGACTTTCAAGAAGGTGATGAGGTTCTCCTCTACAATTCAAGACTTCgtctcatgccaggcaagcttTGTTCAAGATGGGATGGTCCTTATAAGGTTAAAGAAGTGAAGCCCTTTGGCGTAGTGGAGCTTCTTCACCCTCAAAGTGGGACTACTTTCAAGGTGAATAGTCATCGAGTGAAGAGATACCATGGATACAAGTCACAGAAGGAATTAGAGGTGTTCCTCTTAGAGGATCCACCTAGCGCTAGAAACTGA
- the LOC107462384 gene encoding G-type lectin S-receptor-like serine/threonine-protein kinase At4g27290: MEKFTFLLLCFLLLHDIAVSTAIESISITRSLTDGDTMVSAGGTFAVGFLSIPESSKNRYLGIWYNKVPSNTVVWIANRNTPLNDSSGVLKFTGNGTLALHTHNDTIIWHSNSSRFAQRPVVAVLLESGNLVVKEDGSNDDDLKSFIWQSFDYPYDTLLPGMKLGSDLTTGLTRYLISQISSDDPSEGSYTYQLNIVGYPQLCIKNGQSVTYSSGSWNGLRFGGIPQLKHNTFYNFYFVYNKEEIYYTYELVNNAVYTRSVLSADGSVNRYVWSVTNKSWSPYLTIPTDICDYYGKCGAYGICNVANSPVCSCLLNGFEPKVPEEWNQADWSNGCVRINKLSCQDDGFVKLSGLKLPNTQRASWLNNSMSLDECANLCMKNCSCKAYAAFDIREEGRGCLFWYDELIDIRVLSDPQQDLYVRMSRKDIDEINKASHKSKIGKLQIIASITVISVGILILCLSFTLYRRKKQQINYRNMRDSPERYARVIQEHQEEELELPLFDMATLIAATNNFSTSNILGKGGFGTVYQGMLKDGREIAVKRLSVHSRQGLQEFKSEVLNVVKLQHRNLVKLLGCCIQAEERMLVYEYMPNKSLDYFIFDKERSMQLVWSQRFLIIIGIARGILYLHQDSRHRIVHRDLKASNILLDDEMNAKISDFGLARSFIGNENEANTTTIVGTYGYVSPEYLIDGIFSTKSDVYSFGVLVLEIVSGKRNRGFSNRNHRFNLLGHVWKLFIEGNCSEIVDPSIRNSSDLSGVIRAIHVGLLCVQQNPEDRPSMLHVLMMLSSECTLLQPKMPGFFTERDLVGDTSSSKSELVSFNEITVSVVHPR; the protein is encoded by the exons ATGGAAAAGTTCACCTTTCTTCTGTTGTGCTTCTTATTGCTGCATGATATAGCCGTTTCCACTGCCATAGAAAGCATTAGTATTACACGGTCCCTCACTGATGGTGACACCATGGTTTCAGCCGGTGGAACCTTTGCAGTTGGATTCTTAAGTATTCCAGAAAGTTCCAAGAACCGTTACCTTGGGATATGGTACAATAAAGTGCCATCTAACACAGTAGTATGGATTGCCAATAGAAACACTCCACTTAATGACTCGTCCGGGGTCTTGAAGTTCACTGGCAATGGAACTCTTGCTCTTCATACTCATAACGATACCATCATTTGGCATTCCAACTCATCAAGATTCGCGCAGCGACCAGTTGTTGCAGTGCTTTTGGAGTCAGGGAACCTGGTTGTGAAGGAAGATGGGAGCAATGATGATGATTTGAAGAGTTTCATTTGGCAGAGTTTTGATTACCCTTATGACACGCTACTGCCAGGGATGAAACTGGGAAGTGACTTAACTACAGGCCTTACCAGGTACCTAATATCGCAGATTAGTTCTGATGATCCTTCTGAAGGTAGCTATACTTATCAGCTTAATATTGTTGGATATCCTCAATTATGTATAAAAAATGGCCAATCCGTGACATATAGTAGTGGATCTTGGAACGGTCTTCGGTTTGGTGGAATTCCCCAGTTAAAACATAATACTTTTTACAACTTTTACTTTGTTTACAACAAGGAAGAGATATATTACACATATGAGCTTGTCAATAACGCTGTATATACAAGGTCCGTGCTATCTGCAGACGGATCAGTGAATCGTTATGTGTGGAGTGTTACGAATAAGAGCTGGAGTCCCTATCTAACAATACCAACTGATATCTGTGATTATTATGGTAAATGTGGAGCATATGGTATCTGTAATGTAGCCAATTCCCCTGTATGTAGTTGCTTATTGAACGGATTCGAACCTAAAGTCCCTGAAGAATGGAATCAGGCAGATTGGTCTAATGGTTGTGTTAGAATCAACAAATTGAGTTGCCAGGATGATGGATTTGTAAAGTTGTCTGGTTTAAAGTTACCAAACACACAAAGAGCATCATGGTTAAATAATAGCATGAGTCTTGATGAGTGTGCTAATCTATGCATGAAGAATTGTTCCTGCAAGGCTTATGCTGCTTTTGATATCAGGGAAGAAGGAAGAGGGTGTTTATTCTGGTATGATGAGCTGATAGATATTAGAGTGCTGAGTGATCCACAGCAAGATCTTTATGTCAGAATGTCAAGGAAAGATATAG ATGAAATTAATAAGGCATCACATAAATCCAAGATCGGGAAGCTGCAGATTATTGCTTCCATCACAGTCATTTCTGTAGGAATTTTGATCCTATGCCTATCCTTCACCCTATACAGAAGAAAGAAGCAGCAGATAAACTATA GAAACATGAGAGACAGTCCAGAAAGATATGCACGTGTAATACAAGAGCATCAGGAGGAAGAACTAGAACTACCACTGTTTGATATGGCTACACTTATTGCTGCAACCAATAACTTCTCCACCAGTAACATATTAGGAAAAGGTGGTTTTGGAACTGTTTATCAG GGTATGCTGAAAGATGGAAGAGAAATAGCAGTTAAGAGGCTCTCAGTACATTCTAGACAAGGTCTTCAAGAGTTCAAAAGTGAAGTGTTGAATGTAGTCAAACTTCAGCATAGGAATTTGGTGAAGCTTCTAGGGTGTTGCATTCAAGCAGAAGAAAGAATGCTGGTCTATGAATATATGCCAAATAAAAGCTTGGACTACTTCATATTTG ataaagagaGAAGCATGCAATTAGTTTGGTCTCAGCGTTTCCTTATTATCATTGGGATTGCACGGGGCATTCTCTATCTCCATCAAGATTCAAGACATCGAATAGTTCATAGAGATCTCAAGGCTAGCAATATTCTGCTAGATGATGAAATGAATGCCAAAATCTCTGATTTTGGACTAGCTAGAAGCTTTATTGGAAATGAAAATGAAGCAAACACAACAACAATTGTCGGAACTTA TGGTTATGTATCACCAGAGTACCTAATTGATGGAATTTTCTCAACAAAGTCTGATGTTTATAGCTTCGGTGTGCTTGTATTAGAGATagtaagtggaaaaagaaatagAGGGTTCAGCAACAGAAATCATCGCTTTAATCTTCTGGGGCAT GTATGGAAACTCTTTATAGAAGGTAATTGCTCTGAAATAGTTGATCCGTCCATCAGAAATTCGTCCGATTTATCCGGAGTCATAAGAGCAATTCATGTGGGTCTACTTTGTGTTCAACAGAATCCAGAAGACAGGCCAAGCATGTTGCATGTTCTTATGATGCTAAGTAGCGAATGCACATTGCTTCAACCAAAAATGCCAGGGTTCTTCACTGAGAGAGATCTTGTTGGTGACACTTCATCAAGCAAGAGTGAACTAGTGTCATTTAATGAAATCACAGTTAGTGTGGTGCATCCACGGTAG